The segment aggaaatttttttttgtgtattattattatttaacttatgttcattttgatataatatttattgcTATTTAACAGTTAACAATGGCTAGTGGTTAAGCAAATGTTGCCTACTTTGCTTGGAAGTTATGAGCTATAATGATTGGGTACCCCATCTATGTGTGTAGTGTCAAGTCCATCAGGTGTCAATCAAAGCAGAGAAAATGTGTGTAGGGTACAAAGTTCTATATTCATGCAGGTGTGCAAATATACATATAGGTACATGGGTATATTTATAGTGATTTCAAATTACTTCTGTGTTTTaagtttttcaaatgttttttttttttttttttttcgaaaataagaaatgaaaaaaaaatctgtgtcCTCAATGAAGACACCCCATTAAGCTAGTTTGATAgagttgaaatatttatcagtataCTCCCCACCAATTATTATAGGAAAAGTATGATAACAAATCTTAACATGCATGTTTAAACATGTATGCAGTTAAGGAAGCTACAGACTATAACCTGATgtcatttgaatttgatttaatttttttcatcttcatGTTCTCAATAAGTAATAAATGGTGAAATGATACAACAATCAAATGTGATGAGGAAGTTGATCAAGTACTACATATACATGGGTAGgtcttttaacaaaataaactgttaaagCCTGTTTGAGTTTATGTGCATGTACCagtgtacatgtagttcataaTCGTCTGTTACAGTGGGCTCAGACATCTGTTGCTGTGGGCTTGGATATATAGGGAATCAGGAGTCGGGGCAAATCAGATGAATAAGTCCATGTGAAGTGTATCTCATGATCAGTGATATCTTCTGATATCTCAGATATCTAGAAGCTTATTGCATGGTGATCCGCTTCATTTGTTTATATTAGTCCCTTCTAAGGATTACCCATACCACTAATTGTACATAGATATATATTCAACATTGATATTATGGATTTTTCgatgatttttgttgttgttattattGATGAAAGaatgttatttaaacaataaaaccaatgattcattttgtttgtttgattttacatCTTGAAAGAAAGAATCTCAGAAAAAATTTCTATCAAGCCATCCACATTTGCAGGAAAAAGAATATTCCATTCTTTAGAGTTacgtaaataaaatcataatgaacattcattattttatattcACTTACTGATTTACTGCAGggaaaaattaaatgatgatgttcaacagaacaagaatatataacGAGCTCAAGTGTggttaatatttatttcctaaAAATAGCATTTGATCCATTTGTTAAATACagttttttacaaaaatatatatgtctaTTCATCAACAGCacaatttatatcttgaatctTTCAAGAATattgactacatgtatataaaaattcaaatactaTTTATAATTGTTTGCATTGATAATGGCACTGGTTCATTTGCAGAAAATAAATTTCCTGTCAAGCATAAAAATCACAATTGATCACAATAGAATGAATTTCGGTCAGGAGTTGCATGCATTTCCAAGCAACTTAAACTTCAAGCATGTCACACATAGTGCTAAGATCCTAAATCTAGTTTTTTGCACATTTATTTGGCAAAATTAAAACATCTAAAGATAAGATGAATGACAAGTCACACATTGCAACTTTCAAAGCATCTCTAACACACAAATATTAAATagttactgtagattcctaattaaacgcaaggaattaatttccgcATTAAATTGGGAGAAGCATCTCTCGCGGAtttaaaaatcttgcttttatttttcagacagtttgaACTGTAGGAATATGTAACAAAAAATTTGTGGTcgcaattttataattttgcgatttgatacaaacagcggaatcgtggaattaagtactcatgtaaaataaggaatttacagtacctCAATCAAAGTAGAACATGCATTCACCGTGTAAATGAAATGGAATTAGAGTGTACAGGTGTAATACACTAGCAAGGAAAGCAAAGAGTACATGTATtctaatgaaggttcgacaaaaattttcaaataaatgtctGTTCTACAATGACAATGTTTAGACAGTTGACTAAAACATAGAGGGTGGAAATTCTCAAATGTCTGTTCTACAATGGCATATATTGGACAGTTGATTGAAACATGGTAGATGAAAATCATTAACAAAATCACAGTTCATGGGCACAAATACCGGTACCAATCTACATTACTGATCTTTTTCAAATGGTAGGATCCAATGTATTTTGACAGCATGGAAACAatgatttgaaatacatgtatatacaatttgatattctataaatagaaattataaagaatagttacatgtatattagcgaatttgtatgtacatgtacatacatttgtattttaatatttacaagagaTTCTTTTGTATGAAAGGCTTAAGCTAATGAAAGATTGTTTTATGCAGTATTGTAAACATACAAGATTTTGCCCAGTCATTAACTAAATTCTTCCCCTTTTATTCAACTTGCTAGCTAACCATAAATAAGCACACTTCTATCTGCATTTGTAATGAACTTAAAGAAGCAGGCAAGAGGCAGCAAGAACAAAAGCtaaaatatgtttaacattaaattcaataCCTTTTTTGATATTATACCCATTTCACACAATTTGGAAGTACACATGGTATCAAAAACctgtttcttttaaatattctataaaatcaacaaagagaaatattttacccatttttcaatttgacattagCCTATTTAATGGTAAACAAAATATGGtactattatttaataaaactcCATGGTTCaaagacaaaaagaaaaaaattgacttgACTAGAGGggttgaaaaatacaaatattgcatcattattCTATAAATGAAAATGCATATTGACATAGTCTCGTAAAATAGGCGATTGCAATTGGTAGGATGTCATtaataaattgtatatttacagAGACTTAgaacaaattgaaattgttCTCTTATTGGGTTATAAAATGAAGACACATAAAAGAATTCAACCAAACAAAACAACACTGAACCACAATACTGATTAAAATAAAGGACATCACACATCTATGTACACGCACAAGGTCATTATTATTAAGAAACCTCCTGCTTAAATGAATAGGAGGAGCCATTGACTTTAGTAGTGTAGGATTCTGAAGACAGGGGGGGTGAGGAGATCGGGGAGTCGTTGTGCTGATGTGCGGTTAAGTGGTCGATGGTTGACACCATGGCCGAGGCGGTCAGAAGGTGGTCCGTCGAGCTCATTGGTGGGGTGGGCGCCTGCATGTTGTGATGCAATCCCAAATTTAAGGGGCTCCCCATCGGAGAACTGTGACTGTTGTTGGGAGAAATGCAGGTGTGGGGAGATGGAATGGTGGCTGTTGCTATGGAGAGCACATCTGTGCTCTGGGAGATTTGGTCGCTGAAACTGTTGACCATCAGCGTCGGCTGCAGTGTGGTGGGGGTTGTGGAACCTGTACTACCATTCTCAGGGGCCGCTCCTGTGAAACAATGACGATttgtattaaagtgtcataAAACCAATTTTGATTACATcattgcttaaaataaatttgaagaaTCACTTCCAAATTACGATATGTTTACAATGAAAAGTAACAATCAGGCCAATGAACCATGGATAGCCTCAAAGAAATACAGTCATTTACCTTTATCTACTGACATTATGATCAGTGACCTGAAATATCTAGAACTTAAGTACGATAATCTGATTTAATGGGTGAGTGAACTTTTACTACTAATCCCTACTTCAATGCATAAAATACTAACCACCGAGGAGCATCTCCTGCAGTAGATTGTCGATTCTGGCCATTCCAAACAGTTTAGCAAACTGCACCTGCTCAATCATTTGCCAGGTAATGCTCTGCAGTGGAGGCAGCATCAGCAGAATCTCCCCAAAGCGCCCCCTGGTGTCATACTGTCGATCGTTGATGTAGTCTTCCAGGTTAACCTGAACCTGGTAACGGAAACTCTTGATTTTTTGCGGATCAGTTAGTCCTTTGGCATCTACAACATCAAAATAAAGTCATATACATTAGTGGAATCACAGTAAAATACATCTGGTAATTTTCAAGTtgatacattttcactatttttacaatcatttcatatttgcttaaaaaatatacatgtatagagaaattatattgattattgTGATCTATTGTGATGCCTAAAAATGCTTCATTAAATCTTTTTGGAAAGAGCTTATATATCTACCTGGGTCAAAGAAAACAATGGCTTTCAGGCAGGCAAATTCTGACTCATCCATTTGGACATCTTTCATTGGTTGAACTAGTTCATCCAGGATTCTGCTGGCAACCCGACCTATTTCTACCTCAGGTGTATTCCTGGGTATAATGGCATCATTACCTAGCAACAACACATCCTTGACCCCTAAGGAACGCCTGGCCACTCCCATGATTAAATGCTCCCCGGCATGTGCTCGCAAAAGTGCAACctgtcaaaattaaaaacatcttACTTAAAAGAAGCTacatcaaaattattaatttcattgtGAACATTTATTTCTTGATTATTACTATCTTTGTGCCTATCAAAAACTATAAGTATCACTTCATTACTCTCTGCAAAAGGAAAGTTAAAAGATTATAGCTCTCTTGTGTCCCTGTATCTTGACTTTATACCATATCATAAATTTTCTGCGTGatgctttatttttgttaaatttagtGGCATCATCTCAAGTGTGAAAAATTCAATcacagaaaatgtaaaaatgtaaatgtaaaaataaattttattcaagtTGCCCCTAATTCCAACAAGCCAAAAATAGATACACCTACTAGTATTtaagaaagaaatgaaaaaaaaatacacgcCCAGAAAAAGGGTTActggtactgtagattccttattttaagaGAGTACGTAAATCTGCATTTCaaccgttttgcatcaaatctcGATAATATGAAATTGCGaatgaagaatttttatcatacatgtaatttcatgtcccctcgaaacatttttattcatgtGGGTCAGTGTTCGTGGGTAGCCAAAAGATTTCCTTGTTTGTTGGGACGTAATTTCATTGGTAGCAAGTTCTATTTCATTActgaatattaaacaaatgctaGTATATAGTTATACATTCGTGAGAATGTAAATTCGTGTGCAAAGGTTACCCATAAAAGCCacaaacattggtcccccaTAAACAATGATGAATCCACAGTAGTTTACATATGTCCAAAAAATAAATGCtagattttaaaatacacaagggCTGCTTCTCCCGTTTTTATgctgatattaattcctcgcgtctAATTTTGAATCTATAGTACATGGTAATCAATTAAGCAGGTAttgtttgtttgatatttaccTGGTCGTCAATGGTGAGCTCACAGAAGCAAGGTATGTACTTGGCCCACTCCACCAGTATCAGGAGCTGCTGCTTCATGGACTCACACACATCGTTAGCTGTGGCCACCAACTTATGGGAGAGATCAGTGCCAACCGCCGGAGACGTCATCTGCAGGAGGAATTATAACATGTCAGTCCTTGTATTGTCAactttttcaatgaaaacaacTAATCAAGAAATGAGTTTACGAGTCATAAATTAGTTAGAATTattaagctttttttttttaattttgcagtttTGGTTTTCACATTTGGTTTATTGCCCttgcaaaatatattgtagatttttttttatgcaagtACCCTAATTCAAGAGTCAAGAACAATTTAAGGACATCAGACATTCAGTCcaaagaaatataaatgaaGTAAACATTAAAGCCACTGACCTGTCTCGAAAGAATTTCTGCATTTAACAAAGTGCTAACAGACAAGGAATTTGTTTGGTTCACATCCTCATAGCTGGTTCTCCTCACGCTGATTCTGTCTCGTTCATTCTGTACAGCTGAAGGATTCAATGGAGTcaatttgtattgtaaatacTGCTTCATACACGCATATagcattataaaaaaattgaagacttttctttaaataaatttcaaaatatccctTTTTCCccacaattttttaatttcttgctTTAACACTTGTCAATCTTAATTTCttaaacagcaaaaaaaaaagatattacaaTATCTAATTAAACACAAGTATTGAATCTATTTTGTCATTGACATGTTAACTTTCGTACCTTCTTTCTTCATTCCAGCGCGGAAGCACTTCCTAAGTCGACAGTATCGGCATTGGTTCCTCTTGTCTTTGTCCACCACACAGTTTCTGTTGAAACGACACGAATAAACGTGATTCTTCCTGACACTTCGGCGGAAGAAGCCTTTACATCCGTCACAACTCGAGGCTCCGTAGTGTTTGCCGGTCGCCCTGTCCCCACAGATCGCACAGAACTGGCTCATCCCCTGGGTGGGGGAGGTGCTCCCGGCGGACGGCATTGGGCCTAAGGCTCCCATCGTCATCTCCGGGGAAtctattaataaataaacacctgatttaaaaacaaagtactttgaaaatattctgTAATTTTGAGACAATaatacacataatatttaagttgCTGCTCACTGCTCAGTcttattttaattagactgTATTGTTGcttttcttcaattttctgCCCAAAAATACATGCAGAATGGTaataatattaaactttttcattatttatcctTTTACCTGGATCATACTCGTAGTAATACTGATGCTGAGTCGCTGCCTCTAGATAGCTGTACAGGAAGCTATCACAATCTCTCATTGTCATAGAATAAACCATGAAAACAATACTAAAGCAGAACAGCAGCTACCAACCACTACAGCCCAAGAACCAAAGCAGGAAAAACAATTCCTCTTTTTTTGCCAGATTATATAGTCGCAGCCCACTGCAGTGTCAGAGCATGTCACATGATGTCAACACTAGCCCTCCAAGACACACCTCCCCCCAGACTTGGTAAAACCTGAATGGACTATTGCTTAATTGTTTATCTTAACACTTCAGTAAAGAGATAAGACAAGATGGGAAGATGGTACCCTCAAAGAAGTTGAAGGGCAGCAAAGAAAACTAAGGGCAAATCAAACACTGTTTAACTCACATAAAACATGAATCAAGAGTAGACATgtgaaacttttattttttc is part of the Magallana gigas chromosome 3, xbMagGiga1.1, whole genome shotgun sequence genome and harbors:
- the LOC105344988 gene encoding hepatocyte nuclear factor 4-gamma isoform X5: MSDSSSSNGEDSPEMTMGALGPMPSAGSTSPTQGMSQFCAICGDRATGKHYGASSCDGCKGFFRRSVRKNHVYSCRFNRNCVVDKDKRNQCRYCRLRKCFRAGMKKEAVQNERDRISVRRTSYEDVNQTNSLSVSTLLNAEILSRQMTSPAVGTDLSHKLVATANDVCESMKQQLLILVEWAKYIPCFCELTIDDQVALLRAHAGEHLIMGVARRSLGVKDVLLLGNDAIIPRNTPEVEIGRVASRILDELVQPMKDVQMDESEFACLKAIVFFDPDAKGLTDPQKIKSFRYQVQVNLEDYINDRQYDTRGRFGEILLMLPPLQSITWQMIEQVQFAKLFGMARIDNLLQEMLLGGAAPENGSTGSTTPTTLQPTLMVNSFSDQISQSTDVLSIATATIPSPHTCISPNNSHSSPMGSPLNLGLHHNMQAPTPPMSSTDHLLTASAMVSTIDHLTAHQHNDSPISSPPLSSESYTTKVNGSSYSFKQEVS
- the LOC105344988 gene encoding hepatocyte nuclear factor 4-gamma isoform X3; translation: MLISGEGSEQWCSGFYNYDSPEMTMGALGPMPSAGSTSPTQGMSQFCAICGDRATGKHYGASSCDGCKGFFRRSVRKNHVYSCRFNRNCVVDKDKRNQCRYCRLRKCFRAGMKKEAVQNERDRISVRRTSYEDVNQTNSLSVSTLLNAEILSRQMTSPAVGTDLSHKLVATANDVCESMKQQLLILVEWAKYIPCFCELTIDDQVALLRAHAGEHLIMGVARRSLGVKDVLLLGNDAIIPRNTPEVEIGRVASRILDELVQPMKDVQMDESEFACLKAIVFFDPDAKGLTDPQKIKSFRYQVQVNLEDYINDRQYDTRGRFGEILLMLPPLQSITWQMIEQVQFAKLFGMARIDNLLQEMLLGGAAPENGSTGSTTPTTLQPTLMVNSFSDQISQSTDVLSIATATIPSPHTCISPNNSHSSPMGSPLNLGLHHNMQAPTPPMSSTDHLLTASAMVSTIDHLTAHQHNDSPISSPPLSSESYTTKVNGSSYSFKQEVS
- the LOC105344988 gene encoding hepatocyte nuclear factor 4-gamma isoform X6, with the protein product MTMGALGPMPSAGSTSPTQGMSQFCAICGDRATGKHYGASSCDGCKGFFRRSVRKNHVYSCRFNRNCVVDKDKRNQCRYCRLRKCFRAGMKKEAVQNERDRISVRRTSYEDVNQTNSLSVSTLLNAEILSRQMTSPAVGTDLSHKLVATANDVCESMKQQLLILVEWAKYIPCFCELTIDDQVALLRAHAGEHLIMGVARRSLGVKDVLLLGNDAIIPRNTPEVEIGRVASRILDELVQPMKDVQMDESEFACLKAIVFFDPDAKGLTDPQKIKSFRYQVQVNLEDYINDRQYDTRGRFGEILLMLPPLQSITWQMIEQVQFAKLFGMARIDNLLQEMLLGGAAPENGSTGSTTPTTLQPTLMVNSFSDQISQSTDVLSIATATIPSPHTCISPNNSHSSPMGSPLNLGLHHNMQAPTPPMSSTDHLLTASAMVSTIDHLTAHQHNDSPISSPPLSSESYTTKVNGSSYSFKQEVS
- the LOC105344988 gene encoding hepatocyte nuclear factor 4-gamma isoform X2, encoding MVYSMTMRDCDSFLYSYLEAATQHQYYYEYDPDSPEMTMGALGPMPSAGSTSPTQGMSQFCAICGDRATGKHYGASSCDGCKGFFRRSVRKNHVYSCRFNRNCVVDKDKRNQCRYCRLRKCFRAGMKKEAVQNERDRISVRRTSYEDVNQTNSLSVSTLLNAEILSRQMTSPAVGTDLSHKLVATANDVCESMKQQLLILVEWAKYIPCFCELTIDDQVALLRAHAGEHLIMGVARRSLGVKDVLLLGNDAIIPRNTPEVEIGRVASRILDELVQPMKDVQMDESEFACLKAIVFFDPDAKGLTDPQKIKSFRYQVQVNLEDYINDRQYDTRGRFGEILLMLPPLQSITWQMIEQVQFAKLFGMARIDNLLQEMLLGGAAPENGSTGSTTPTTLQPTLMVNSFSDQISQSTDVLSIATATIPSPHTCISPNNSHSSPMGSPLNLGLHHNMQAPTPPMSSTDHLLTASAMVSTIDHLTAHQHNDSPISSPPLSSESYTTKVNGSSYSFKQEVS
- the LOC105344988 gene encoding hepatocyte nuclear factor 4-gamma isoform X4; this encodes MALMNLDGITYIHLDSPEMTMGALGPMPSAGSTSPTQGMSQFCAICGDRATGKHYGASSCDGCKGFFRRSVRKNHVYSCRFNRNCVVDKDKRNQCRYCRLRKCFRAGMKKEAVQNERDRISVRRTSYEDVNQTNSLSVSTLLNAEILSRQMTSPAVGTDLSHKLVATANDVCESMKQQLLILVEWAKYIPCFCELTIDDQVALLRAHAGEHLIMGVARRSLGVKDVLLLGNDAIIPRNTPEVEIGRVASRILDELVQPMKDVQMDESEFACLKAIVFFDPDAKGLTDPQKIKSFRYQVQVNLEDYINDRQYDTRGRFGEILLMLPPLQSITWQMIEQVQFAKLFGMARIDNLLQEMLLGGAAPENGSTGSTTPTTLQPTLMVNSFSDQISQSTDVLSIATATIPSPHTCISPNNSHSSPMGSPLNLGLHHNMQAPTPPMSSTDHLLTASAMVSTIDHLTAHQHNDSPISSPPLSSESYTTKVNGSSYSFKQEVS
- the LOC105344988 gene encoding hepatocyte nuclear factor 4-gamma isoform X1, with translation MLVLPNTGHSTNSTMNYPTYDYSAAIYPVQTYWHHHQRPYPLIQEEPEYQGQITLRDLERVLPHCRDSPEMTMGALGPMPSAGSTSPTQGMSQFCAICGDRATGKHYGASSCDGCKGFFRRSVRKNHVYSCRFNRNCVVDKDKRNQCRYCRLRKCFRAGMKKEAVQNERDRISVRRTSYEDVNQTNSLSVSTLLNAEILSRQMTSPAVGTDLSHKLVATANDVCESMKQQLLILVEWAKYIPCFCELTIDDQVALLRAHAGEHLIMGVARRSLGVKDVLLLGNDAIIPRNTPEVEIGRVASRILDELVQPMKDVQMDESEFACLKAIVFFDPDAKGLTDPQKIKSFRYQVQVNLEDYINDRQYDTRGRFGEILLMLPPLQSITWQMIEQVQFAKLFGMARIDNLLQEMLLGGAAPENGSTGSTTPTTLQPTLMVNSFSDQISQSTDVLSIATATIPSPHTCISPNNSHSSPMGSPLNLGLHHNMQAPTPPMSSTDHLLTASAMVSTIDHLTAHQHNDSPISSPPLSSESYTTKVNGSSYSFKQEVS